The following proteins are encoded in a genomic region of Plasmodium coatneyi strain Hackeri chromosome 6, complete sequence:
- a CDS encoding Autophagy-related protein — MPSLKEEVPFESRVAETHKIRAKYPNRIPVVCEKANRSNLPEIEKKKFLVPMNMLVGEFKFILHQHINQSAYGNSMKLFREKTIYLFVNNVIPKTGLLMQELYEMYKDEDGYLYLEYSCESCFG, encoded by the coding sequence ATGCCGTccctgaaggaagaagtgccGTTCGAAAGCCGAGTTGCCGAGACGCACAAAATTAGGGCCAAGTACCCCAACAGAATCCCCGTGGTGTGCGAAAAGGCCAACCGATCCAACCTCCcagaaatagaaaagaagaagtttctAGTCCCCATGAATATGCTCGTTGGAGAGTTCAAGTTTATCCTTCACCAACACATAAACCAAAGTGCCTATGGAAACAGTATGAAGTTATTTAGGGAGAAAACCATCTACCTTTTTGTGAACAACGTAATTCCCAAGACGGGGCTACTAATGCAGGAACTGTATGAAATGTACAAGGATGAGGATGGCTACCTTTACTTGGAGTACAGTTGCGAGAGCTGCTTCGGTTAA
- a CDS encoding tRNA methyl transferase, with protein sequence MTLRLLLHSILVTQLLRSERVERGGGGRTLRAGDVSNWDVRGALRCRTPKCYIVKGALRRGLSKGGTSPSVNKLNGCTMTPLRSEHCSGDQTKRNEQYEAHIRNVREELQRITDREDKMRHLMREHTNVRTVSFADPVDRKSFTLRDKSKVGFAGRNYFINEVREGVLYRYVDRCNSNLYLAVDVVECATKGENEAIGEEGCGVHSSCPTAEQSIPPKGHSGDRSDWRSILGRKKFSITIDGFSDNVVLGCFLRVLLKGLHNLDLERFLNMGFEGVVKKLSSLYTIHVNGEHIVGHVIGRVKRFLGRLCKGVPNTGVNKRVLGGSPPRGSMRMYQYPRVAHMLSGGVDSLMALRLLEKKKFYVHNFFLHFAHQDCSKSDLQYVKQICAKRKNLFIVSINEEYTEQVLIPMLRSYSEGQIPNADILCNEKVKYNLLMRTMRKLCRKHDNGWDYSYVSTGHYAMISTNDETNANRLFSGDFPYVGDDADGKIPQRNPRKRYKLIVGRDEKKDQTFFLSSFSEKQLSKFLFPLCLRRKSDVKRVMEERAAEQYNRKETRGLCLYGRVDMHSLLGLYLGGGGMSKVEVEGESENGPAEATPPIKDATTATATQMAPNLQWAKDQLRSPEFRAFQEKHLPSFNLRFKNYIINVEDGTVLDTNEGIHLYAIGQKKYLTNYLHQLYNSKGRGRTCEKNYVSSCQWTVVYKKMLRRTSGNVKENFIYVSRDYESRLFRHLRRRCKLGDFRWVASSPPSYLREEVQHGVKEARSAVGEGADAPMIMSPRTNKLGGRFICVKIRNSEKIKEAKITLEGRGEMAYLTLKEEDIGLSPGQIVTFYRPFIVKRNGKTKYVYSLRRGKEDTPTFFHCLGSARIINQYLNRGLYRRLMEIHRRNNLPLWGRDAHSGIINSEGALQS encoded by the coding sequence ATGACCCTCCGACTGCTCCTACACTCCATCCTGGTTACGCAACTGCTCAGATCAGAACGAGTCGAACGTGGCGGTGGTGGAAGAACTCTCCGTGCAGGGGATGTTTCAAACTGGGATGTAAGAGGTGCTCTCAGATGCAGGACCCCGAAATGCTACATAGTGAAGGGAGCCCTGCGGAGGGGACTCTCCAAGGGGGGAACCTCCCCCTCGGTGAACAAACTAAATGGATGTACAATGACTCCTCTGAGGAGTGAACACTGCAGTGGTGACCAGACGAAACGGAACGAACAATACGAAGCGCACATTCGAAACGTGCGTGAAGAGCTGCAACGAATAACCGACAGGGAAGACAAGATGAGACACCTGATGAGGGAACATACAAATGTTCGTACAGTCAGTTTTGCTGATCCAGTGGACAGGAAAAGCTTCACCTTAAGGGATAAGTCAAAGGTGGGTTTTGCAGGGAGGAACTACTTCATTAACGAGGTCAGGGAGGGAGTCCTCTACAGGTATGTGGATCGGTGCAACTCGAATTTGTACCTAGCTGTGGATGTAGTAGAATGTgcaacaaaaggggaaaacgaGGCGATAGGAGAGGAGGGTTGCGGAGTGCATTCGAGCTGTCCCACCGCTGAGCAGTCTATCCCTCCGAAGGGACACTCGGGTGATAGGTCCGACTGGCGAAGCATCcttggaaggaagaagttttcCATCACCATCGATGGGTTCAGTGACAACGTGGTCTTGGGTTGCTTCCTGCGGGTTCTTCTAAAGGGTCTTCACAACCTCGACTTGGAACGTTTTCTGAACATGGGGTTCGAAGGAGTGGTGAAGAAGTTGAGTAGTCTCTACACCATCCACGTGAATGGGGAACACATCGTTGGGCATGTGATTGGTAGGGTGAAGCGGTTTCTGGGGAGGCTATGCAAGGGGGTGCCCAACACAGGGGTGAATAAGCGCGTGTTAGGAGGTTCACCCCCCCGAGGAAGCATGCGCATGTACCAGTACCCACGTGTGGCCCATATGCTCAGTGGAGGGGTGGATTCCCTAATGGCACTACGCCTcttggaaaagaaaaaattttacgtGCATAACTTTTTCCTGCACTTTGCACACCAAGACTGTAGCAAGAGTGACCTCCAATACGTGAAGCAAATTTGTGCGAAGAGAAAAAACCTTTTCATTGTTAGCATAAATGAGGAGTACACGGAGCAGGTGCTGATCCCCATGCTGCGTAGCTACTCAGAGGGGCAAATCCCTAACGCAGATATTCTTTGCAACGAGAAGGTAAAGTATAATTTGCTCATGAGGACAATGAGGAAGCTGTGCAGGAAGCACGATAATGGGTGGGACTACTCCTATGTGTCTACTGGTCACTACGCCATGATAAGCACAAACGATGAAACGAACGCGAATAGACTGTTCAGCGGGGACTTCCCCTACGTGGGTGACGACGCAGATGGGAAAATTCCGCAGAGGAATCCGCGTAAGAGGTACAAACTGATTGTTGGCAGGGATGAGAAGAAAGATCAGACCTTCTTTTTATCCTCCTTTTCGGAGAAACAGTTGTCTAAGTTCCTGTTTCCGCTTTGCTTGCGCAGGAAGAGTGACGTTAAGAGGGTCATGGAGGAACGGGCTGCTGAACAGTACAACCGGAAGGAGACGCGTGGCCTGTGCCTCTACGGGCGGGTGGACATGCACTCTCTGCTGGGGCTGTACTTGGGGGGGGGAGGCATGAGTAAAGTAGAAGTCGAGGGGGAGTCGGAAAATGGACCAGCCGAGGCAACACCTCCTATAAAAGACGCTACCACCGCAACCGCTACCCAGATGGCCCCCAACCTGCAGTGGGCGAAGGACCAACTGCGCTCGCCCGAGTTCCGCGCCTTCCAGGAGAAGCACCTACCCTCATTCAACCTGCGCTTcaaaaattatataataaatgtggaaGACGGAACTGTGCTGGacacaaatgaaggaattcACCTGTATGCCATTGGGCAGAAAAAGTACCTAACGAATTATTTACACCAATTGTACAACTCGAAAGGGAGAGGTCGGACTTGTGAGAAGAACTACGTATCCTCATGTCAGTGGACTGTCGTTTATAAGAAGATGTTGAGACGTACCAGTGGGAACGTGAAAGAGAATTTCATTTACGTGAGTCGTGATTACGAGAGTAGGTTGTTTCGGCACCTTCGCAGGCGGTGCAAGTTGGGGGACTTTCGCTGGGTGGCCTCTTCCCCGCCGTCCTACCTAAGGGAGGAAGTGCAGCACGGGGTGAAGGAGGCACGATCAGCAGTAGGGGAAGGAGCAGATGCACCGATGATCATGTCGCCTAGAACAAACAAGCTGGGAGGACGATTCATCTGCGTCAAAATACGCAACAGCGAAAAGATAAAGGAAGCGAAGATTACCCTGGAGGGCAGGGGGGAAATGGCGTACCTCAcattgaaggaggaagacataGGACTTTCCCCAGGACAGATAGTCACCTTCTACCGACCCTTCATTGttaaaaggaatggaaaaaccaaatatgtgtactccctcaggagggggaaggaggacACGCCCACCTTCTTCCACTGTCTGGGGTCGGCACGAATTATAAACCAGTACTTGAACCGGGGGCTTTATCGACGTCTGATGGAGATACACAGGAGGAACAACTTGCCGCTCTGGGGGAGAGACGCACATAGCGGAATAATCAATTCGGAAGGAGCGCTACAGTCATGA